From a region of the Vallicoccus soli genome:
- a CDS encoding FadR/GntR family transcriptional regulator, giving the protein MAGSEPFERVRPVRAYERIVEQVEDRVLGGRLLPGERLPSEREMMQQFGVSRSTVREALRVLESGGFVRSRPGDPNGPEVLPFSPASLRKSMTRLVQVDEIGLGDLVHFRMLVEGAANQLAASLATPAQLEAMDAAIAAMAEAVELGYEQFSRADVAFHDAVARASRSTLLQVCSEVVRGAVLGLIAAKIAEAGDRRELMLRSLQHHREVLAAVRARDGARAARLARETVHDYYVGYVPVAERPLLRALLSADGVPSGRSDQ; this is encoded by the coding sequence GTGGCGGGCAGCGAGCCCTTCGAGCGGGTCCGGCCCGTGCGGGCGTACGAGCGGATCGTCGAGCAGGTCGAGGACCGCGTGCTCGGCGGGCGGCTGCTGCCCGGAGAGCGGTTGCCGAGCGAGCGCGAGATGATGCAGCAGTTCGGCGTCAGCCGGTCCACCGTCCGCGAGGCGCTACGGGTCCTCGAGAGCGGGGGCTTCGTCCGCTCGCGGCCCGGCGACCCCAACGGCCCCGAGGTCCTGCCCTTCTCCCCCGCGTCGCTGCGCAAGTCGATGACGCGGCTCGTGCAGGTCGACGAGATCGGGCTCGGCGACCTCGTGCACTTCCGCATGCTGGTGGAGGGCGCGGCGAACCAGCTCGCCGCGTCCCTCGCGACGCCGGCGCAGCTGGAGGCGATGGACGCGGCGATCGCGGCGATGGCGGAGGCGGTCGAGCTCGGGTACGAGCAGTTCAGCCGCGCGGACGTCGCCTTCCACGACGCGGTGGCGCGAGCCAGCCGCAGCACGCTCCTGCAGGTCTGCAGCGAGGTCGTGCGGGGCGCCGTGCTCGGCCTCATCGCCGCGAAGATCGCCGAGGCCGGCGACCGGCGCGAGCTCATGCTGCGCTCACTCCAGCACCACCGCGAGGTCCTGGCCGCCGTCCGGGCGCGCGACGGAGCCCGCGCGGCCCGCCTGGCCCGCGAGACCGTCCACGACTACTACGTCGGCTACGTCCCGGTCGCCGAGCGCCCCCTGCTCCGCGCCCTCCTGAGCGCCGACGGGGTTCCCAGCGGCCGGTCGGACCAGTAG
- a CDS encoding P1 family peptidase: MPVRPLAAAALLVAPLAAVPLAAPATASTPPAAEDVAGRPGRHNAVTDVPGVHVGQVQSTTAPYLTGTTVVHFPRMSVAGVDQRGGAPATKETDLLSPLNSNPGVNAIQLGGSSMYGLAASDGIVRWLEDRGEGVPLGVGVAPIVPAADIYDLARGGDIKARTTPEWGYLAAQASGPGPVRQGVVGGGTGARGGGLKSGLGTASVYLGDGVYVGAIVVVNPAGNPVDPADCSLWGVRYGLGDEFEGYRAPRAAECPQPAAAAAPAADEALNTTIAVVVTNAPLEKAAAARLSGNAHDGMARAIDPIHTLGDGDTVFGVSTAQGATSITEPLQVNDPADGRQLNAIFNAGARTLSRAIAKAVLSAESVGTQQSYCDRYPSACRRMPQLEEWRTAGTAPDVTPRAWRQARRALEVLPVPSPSAPTAAAPAAAGAPAGTPDESGAAPAAGGGSGLPPAAAGAAGALGVLAAAALAAGGGLLLRRRLTVARP, translated from the coding sequence ATGCCCGTGCGCCCGCTCGCGGCGGCCGCGCTGCTCGTCGCGCCCCTCGCCGCCGTCCCCCTCGCCGCTCCCGCCACCGCCTCCACCCCTCCCGCGGCGGAGGACGTGGCGGGCCGTCCCGGTCGGCACAACGCCGTCACCGACGTGCCCGGGGTGCACGTCGGGCAGGTCCAGTCGACGACCGCGCCGTACCTCACCGGCACGACCGTCGTGCACTTCCCGCGGATGTCCGTCGCGGGCGTCGACCAGCGCGGCGGCGCGCCGGCGACCAAGGAGACCGACCTGCTGAGCCCGCTCAACTCGAACCCCGGCGTCAACGCCATCCAGCTCGGCGGCAGCAGCATGTACGGCCTCGCCGCCAGCGACGGGATCGTGCGCTGGCTCGAGGACCGAGGCGAGGGCGTGCCCCTCGGGGTGGGCGTCGCGCCCATCGTCCCGGCCGCCGACATCTACGACCTCGCCCGCGGCGGCGACATCAAGGCCCGCACGACGCCCGAGTGGGGCTACCTCGCCGCGCAGGCGTCCGGCCCGGGACCGGTGCGCCAGGGCGTGGTCGGCGGCGGCACGGGGGCCCGCGGCGGCGGACTCAAGAGCGGCCTCGGCACGGCGAGCGTGTACCTCGGCGACGGCGTGTACGTCGGTGCGATCGTCGTGGTGAACCCCGCCGGCAACCCGGTCGACCCGGCGGACTGCTCGCTGTGGGGGGTCCGGTACGGCCTCGGCGACGAGTTCGAGGGCTACCGCGCCCCGCGCGCCGCCGAGTGCCCGCAGCCGGCGGCCGCCGCGGCCCCCGCGGCCGACGAGGCGCTCAACACGACGATCGCCGTCGTGGTGACCAACGCCCCGCTGGAGAAGGCGGCCGCCGCACGGCTGTCCGGGAACGCGCACGACGGCATGGCCCGCGCCATCGACCCGATCCACACCCTCGGCGACGGCGACACGGTCTTCGGCGTCTCGACCGCCCAGGGCGCCACCTCCATCACCGAGCCCCTGCAGGTCAACGACCCGGCCGACGGGCGCCAGCTCAACGCCATCTTCAACGCCGGGGCGCGCACGCTGTCCCGGGCCATCGCCAAGGCCGTGCTGTCCGCGGAGTCCGTCGGCACCCAGCAGTCCTACTGCGACCGCTACCCGTCGGCCTGCCGCCGGATGCCGCAGCTCGAGGAGTGGCGCACCGCCGGTACCGCACCGGACGTCACGCCGCGGGCGTGGCGCCAGGCGCGGCGGGCGCTGGAGGTGCTGCCGGTGCCGTCACCGTCGGCGCCCACCGCCGCGGCACCGGCCGCTGCGGGCGCCCCGGCCGGCACCCCCGACGAGAGCGGGGCCGCCCCTGCCGCCGGCGGCGGCTCGGGGCTGCCGCCGGCGGCCGCCGGGGCCGCCGGCGCGCTCGGGGTGCTGGCGGCGGCCGCCCTCGCGGCGGGCGGCGGGCTGCTGCTGCGCCGCCGGCTCACCGTGGCGCGCCCCTGA
- a CDS encoding NUDIX domain-containing protein, giving the protein MTATTAAPGVPGLDVPDHRGRTGLDRAGRELTGPDVVVRDVELLAAAWHVLRRTTYDRRRADGTVVREARETYDRGDGAAVLLHDADRRTVLLARQFRYPARVNGHPDGLLLEVAAGLLDADDPETAIRREAAEELGVAVGPLEHVTTMWTSPGSVTERLHCYAAPYTPRDRTGAGGGLADEGEDVEVVELDVDAALAMVADGRIADAKTIVLL; this is encoded by the coding sequence ATGACCGCCACCACCGCCGCGCCCGGCGTGCCGGGCCTCGACGTCCCCGACCACCGCGGCCGCACCGGCCTGGACCGCGCCGGCCGCGAGCTCACCGGCCCCGACGTCGTCGTGCGCGACGTCGAGCTGCTCGCCGCGGCCTGGCACGTCCTGCGCCGCACCACGTACGACCGCCGCCGCGCCGACGGCACCGTGGTCCGGGAGGCGCGCGAGACGTACGACCGGGGGGACGGGGCCGCGGTCCTGCTGCACGACGCGGACCGGCGCACCGTCCTGCTCGCGCGGCAGTTCCGCTACCCGGCGCGGGTCAACGGGCACCCCGACGGCCTGCTCCTCGAGGTCGCCGCGGGCCTGCTCGACGCGGACGACCCCGAGACGGCGATCCGGCGCGAGGCCGCGGAGGAGCTCGGCGTCGCCGTCGGACCGCTCGAGCACGTCACGACGATGTGGACGAGCCCGGGGTCGGTCACCGAGCGGCTGCACTGCTACGCGGCGCCGTACACGCCCCGGGACCGCACGGGCGCCGGCGGCGGCCTCGCCGACGAGGGCGAGGACGTCGAGGTGGTCGAGCTCGACGTCGACGCGGCGCTCGCGATGGTCGCCGACGGGCGGATCGCCGACGCCAAGACGATCGTGCTGCTGTAG
- a CDS encoding DeoR/GlpR family DNA-binding transcription regulator — protein sequence MLASQRRDLLLARLRDDGRVVAKDVAAELGVSEDSVRRDLRDLAAAGLCQRVYGGALPASPAVADHRARRQVATGSKERVAVAAARLVAPGSTVLLDGGTTALAVVRALAPDLEATVVTHSPVVAAALVEHPRVDVLVLGGRLFKHSAVACGAAAVEAAQAVTADVFLLGVTGVHAQSGLTTGDPDEAAMKRALARRAADTYVLASREKVGAASPFAVLPLDAVAGVVTDVPAEDEAARRLVEAGVTLLPA from the coding sequence ATGCTCGCCTCGCAGCGCCGCGACCTGCTCCTCGCCCGGCTGCGCGACGACGGGCGCGTCGTCGCCAAGGACGTGGCCGCGGAGCTCGGGGTGTCGGAGGACAGCGTGCGCCGCGACCTGCGCGACCTCGCGGCGGCCGGGCTGTGCCAGCGGGTGTACGGGGGCGCGCTGCCCGCCTCCCCCGCCGTGGCCGACCACCGGGCGCGACGGCAGGTGGCGACCGGCAGCAAGGAGCGCGTCGCCGTGGCCGCGGCCCGGCTCGTCGCCCCGGGCAGTACCGTCCTGCTGGACGGGGGCACCACCGCGCTGGCGGTAGTGCGGGCCCTGGCGCCGGACCTCGAGGCCACCGTCGTGACGCACAGCCCGGTCGTCGCCGCAGCGCTCGTCGAGCACCCCCGGGTCGACGTGCTCGTGCTCGGGGGGCGGCTGTTCAAGCACTCGGCGGTCGCGTGCGGGGCGGCGGCGGTCGAGGCCGCGCAGGCCGTGACGGCGGACGTGTTCCTGCTGGGCGTGACGGGGGTGCACGCGCAGAGCGGGCTGACGACGGGCGACCCGGACGAGGCGGCGATGAAGCGGGCGCTCGCCCGGCGCGCCGCGGACACGTACGTGCTGGCCAGCCGCGAGAAGGTCGGCGCCGCGTCGCCGTTCGCCGTGCTGCCGCTCGACGCGGTGGCGGGCGTCGTCACCGACGTCCCCGCCGAGGACGAGGCGGCGCGCCGGCTCGTCGAGGCGGGGGTCACCCTGCTGCCGGCGTGA